The Xanthomonas sontii genomic sequence CTGGACATGGGCGCTCCAGGAACGGATGGAGCGCGCAGCGTGCCGCTCGCCGCGATCCCGCGCTGGCCGTATTCGGACCCGGCATTCGACCGGTGCCCGGTCCGGCATGCGCGCCGCAGCGCCGGGCCGGGCGGCGCGTCTCGGTAGCAATGCCGTGCCGCCGCCGCGGCGCGTCCGCGCCTCAGCGCGGCACGTAGTCGGGGAAAGCCACCGGATGCCGCGGATCGGCCGATTGCACCTGGTCGGCGTCCTTGACCAGCGCCTCGGCGTCGGGCGAAGGATTGGGGTTCATTTCCCAGCGCTGCTGGATGCGCTTGTGGAACAACCACTGCTTGCGCTGCGGGTCGTAGCGGAAGGTGATGAAGTCGGTCCAGTGCTGGCCGCAGGAGACCCCGTTCTGCACGGTGAAGTAGCGGCCCTTGGCGGCGAACGGTTCGTCGCCATCGGTGAACGGATCGCACTGGCCGCCCTCGTCGCGCTTGAGGATCACCCGGTCGTTGCGCGCCGCCAGCCGGTAGTGGCCGTCGGCCTGCTGCACGAAGATCAGCAGCGGTCGCGCCGGGGCCGGATCGCGCTGCGCCTCGCCGCGCTGCTGCAGCGCGACCAGGTAATCGGCGCGGCCGTCGCCATCGAGATCGGCCTGCAGCTGCGCCAGCGGCTGGTAGCCGGCCGGCACCTGGCGCAGCACATCGGCGGGCAGGTCGGCGGCGTTGGCGGTGTGGGTGCCGAGCAGCACAAGGCCGGCGGCAAGGCAGAGGCGGAACGGGATGGGCATGGGACGGTTTCGCAAACGTGGGGCCGCCAGCCTACCCGACCGGTGGGTGATGGCGGCAGCGCGACGTAGCGGCGGTGTGCGTCGCCACGACGCGGCTTGCGCTGGGGCTTCTTGCAGCGCACAAGGAAAGGCGCCTGCCGCGCGCCGCGGGTGGGGGCGCGGCTGTTGAAAGGGGGGCGGCATCCGTCGCTGGTCGCTGGGTGTGCCTGCGCGGGCGCTTGGAAACGGCAGCGTGCCCCCGCGCGCGGGCGACCGTGTGGCCGGGCCAGGCGCTGGCCGGCGCTTCGGCCCGCACGTGCGTGGGTCGGGTTGGCAGGGCGTCACCCGCGCTGCCAGTGGCGATTGGCCTGCCGCCCTCACAGGTGTACAACACGACGCTGTAGCATCCTTGGCAGGTAGCAAGGCGTGTCCGATCGGCGCCCGCATGAAGCTGGTCGTGGGCTGACGCGGGGAGGCGGCAGCCGCGGAAGGCCTTCCGGCGTGCGGCACTGTCGCCGACGGCGGTCACCGCTGCCCATGGTGCGGCCGAGCGACGGGAGTGCCCCCGGCATCCCCGTCGCACGGCAGAATGCGTTGGTGCTGTTCCACTGAGTCCGGAGGGTCGCGATGTATTCGGGTGCGTCATCCAGGCCAGGTGCGGTCGCGCGCGGCGTGCGTCGCCACCGCGACGGGCGCACGGCCGTCGCCCAGGACCTGGTCGCGGCCGAGGTGCCGGTGGCGTTCGCCTACAACGACACGCCGTTCGTGGTGATGATGGCCACGCCGGAAGACCTGGAGGATTTCGCGCTGGGCTTCTCGCTCAGCGAGGGCATCGTCGCGGCGCCGGCGCAGCTGCGCGTAGAGGCGGTGGAAACGTATCTGGAAGGCGTGTCCCTGCGCCTGCAGATTCCGCCGACGCAGGCGGCGGCATTACAGGCGCGGCGCCGCAACCTGGACGGGCGCAGCGGCTGCGGCGTGTGCGGCAGCGAATCGCTGGAGTCGGTGTTGCGCGCGCCGCGGCCGGTGCCGGCCGGTATTCCGATCGCGCCCGCGGCGCTGGCCCAGGCCCTGCGCGCGCTGCGCGCGCAGCAGACCCTCAACGCGCTGACCGGCGCCACCCATGCCGCGGCCTGGGCCGACGCGCGCGGCGAGCTGCAGCTGATCCGCGAAGACGTCGGCCGCCACAACGCGCTGGACAAGCTGATCGGCGCGCTGGCCGGGGCCGGCCTCGACCCGGGCACCGGCTTCGCCGTGGTCACCAGCCGTGCCAGCTACGAAATGGCGATGAAGGCCACGCAGGCCGGTATCCCGTTGCTGGCCGCCATTTCCGCACCGACCGCGCTGGCCATCGCGCTCGCCGACAGCGCCGGCCTCACCCTGATCGGCTTCGCCCGCGATCACGATTACGTCGTCTACAGCCATCCGCAGCGCCTAGCGCACACAGAACCCGCCGGAGAGCCCGCATGAGCAAGAAGACCATCCAGCCCTACACGCAACCGGCCGGCGGTTGGGGGGCGTTGCGCGCGGTGGCCAAGCATCTGATGGAGCAGGACGTGGCGGTGCAGGGCGCCAAGACCCTGCTGCACGTCAACCAGCCCGACGGCTTCGACTGCCCCGGCTGCGCCTGGCCCGACCGCGACCACACCTCCACCTTCGAGTTCTGCGAGAACGGCGCCAAGGCGGTGGCCGCCGAATCCACCGCACGCCGCGCCACCCCCGAGCTGTTCGCCCAGCACAGCGTCGCGCAACTGGCCCGCTACAGCGACTACTGGCTGGAAGGGCAGGGTCGGCTGACCCAGCCGCTGCGCTACGACGCCGACACCGACCACTACGTGCCGATCGACTGGGACGACGCGTTCGCGCTGATCGCCCGCCACCTCAATGGCCTGGCCTCGCCGAACGAGGCGATCTTCTACACCTCCGGCCGCACCAGCAACGAGGCCGCGTTCCTGTACCAGCTGTTCGTGCGCGAGTTCGGCACCAACAACTTCCCGGACTGCTCCAACATGTGCCACGAGCCGTCCGGCACCGCGCTCAAGGCGCAGATCGGGGTCGGCAAGGGCACCGTGTCGCTGCAGGATTTCGAACTGGCCGATGCGATCTTCATCTTCGGCCAGAACCCAGGCACCAACCACCCGCGCATGCTCGGCGAACTGCGCCAGGCGGCCAGGCGCGGCGCGGCGATCGTCTCGTTCAATCCGCTGCGCGAACGCGGCCTGGAGAAGTTCGCCGATCCGCAGGACAAGCTGCAGATGCTGCACAACGGCTCCACGCGCATCTCCTCGGACTATTTCCAGCTCAAGATCGGCGGCGACCTGGCGGCGGTGAAGGGCATCATCAAGCATGTGCTGGAGCGCGACGCCGAGGCGGCCAGCAGTGGCCAGCCGCGGCTGCTGGATCTGGAGTTCATCGCCGGCCATACCGTCGGCTTCGAGGCCTTCGCCGCCGAGGTCGCGGCCGAGCCGTGGGACACCATCGTCGAGGAGTCCGGGCTGAGCGAGGCCGAACTGCGCAAGGCCGGCGAGATCTACCTCAAGGCCGAGCGGCTGATCGCCTGCTGGGGCATGGGCATCACCCAGCACAAGCATTCGGTGGCGACCATCCAGATGATCGCCAACCTGCTGCTGCTGCGCGGCCATCTCGGCCGTCCCGGCGCCGGCGCCTGCCCGGTGCGCGGCCACAGCAACGTGCAGGGCGACCGCACGATGATGATCTACGAGAAGCCGCCGGAAGCGTTCCTGGACCGGCTGCAGGCGGTGTTCGGCTTCGCCCCGCCGCGCGCGCCCGGTTACGACACGGTCGGTGCGATCGAGGCGATGGCCGACGGCCGCGCCAAGGTGTTCTTCGCCATGGGCGGCAATTTCGCCACCGCCACCCCCGATACCGACGCGACCCATCGCGCGCTGCGCCGCTGCGATCTCACCGTGCACGTCACCACCAAGCTCAACCGCAGCCACCTGGTGCACGGCCGCGACGCGCTGATCCTGCCATGCCTGGGCCGCACCGAGATCGACATCCAGGAGGGCGGGCCGCAGCACGTCAGCGTCGAGGATTCGATGAGCATGGTGCACCTGTCCGGCGGCATCAATCCGCCGGCCTCGCCGCAGTTGCTGTCCGAGCCGGCGATCGTGGCGCGGCTGGCCGAGGCCACGCTGGGGGCGCGCAGCGCGATACGCTGGCGCTGGCTGGTGGCCGACTACGACCGCATCCGCGACCTGATCGGGCAGATGTTCGACGACTTCGCCGACTTCAACGCGCGGGTGCGGGTGCCGGGCGGCTTCCGCCTGTCCAACGGCGCGCGCGACCGCGAATGGGACACGCCGGAGGGCCGCGCGGTGTTCAAGGTGCATGCGGTGCCCACCGACAATCCGATCCACCGCGCGCGCCGTCAGCACCCCGGGCAACTGGTGTTCACCCTGGCGACCACGCGCTCGCACGACCAGTACAACACCACCATCTACGGCCTGGACGACCGCTACCGCGGCGTGTTCGGCGAGCGCCGCGTGCTGTTCATCAACGCCGCCGACATCGCCGACCTGGGCATGCGCGCCGGCGACTGGGTGGACCTGCACAGCCTCTGCGAGGACGGCGTGCCGCGCCAGGCCAAGCGCTTCCTGCTGGTCGAGTACAACATCCCGCGCGGCTGCCTGGCGGCCTACTACCCGGAGACCAATGCGCTGGTGCCCCTGTCCAGCTTCGCCGACGAGGCGCGCACGCCGACCTCCAAATCGATTCCGGTGGTGGTCACCGCGCATCTGGCCGACGCCGCCGCGGCGGCGCCGCGCGACATCGGAGTCGCGCTTGTCCGCTGATCCACTGCTGACCGCGCGCCTGCTGCAGCTGCTGGCCGAGGCGCCGGAGGGCATGGCGCTGGCGCGCGTGTGCAAGCGCCTGGACGTGCGCATGAGCGTGCTGTTGCGCACCCTGGCCTGGCTCGGCGATGCCGAACTGGCCGGGCAGGCGGGACCGGGTTGGGTGCGGGTGGAGCGTCGTGGTGAGCGCGAGTTGGCCATCCTCACCGAGGCGGGCCGCACGGCCGCGCAGGCCGCGAGCGCTGTCGCCCGGTAAACGAGGCCGCCGTCGCGCGGCCAATCCTGTGATACCTACCACGGGACGCGCCTCGCGCGTCGGTGCGTGGTGCATGTTGCCGCCTTTTCCTGCACTTACGCGATCAAGTTCGCCAGCGCCGTGCCGATGAGGCGATCACGCAGCGCCGCTGGCGCGCCATGCCCGCCAGGCCGGCCACTGGCGCTGCGACCACGGGTGCATTACCCGATCCATCGACACAGCGCTCCAGGGAGGGGCGTGACCATGTCCCCGTTGCCGTTCAAGCGCAGTCCGTTCTACTGGTCGTTGGCGACCCTGCTGATCGGCATGGCGATCACCGCGGTCGTGGCCTTGCAACTGCAGCGGGCCAATGCGCGGCATGTGCAGGCGCAACTGGATGGCAAGGCACGCGCCGTCTTCGCCCGTATCGAAGAGGGACTGGCCAACTATGACCATGGCTTGCGCGGTATGCGCGGCATGGTCATAACTGCCGGCGATGCGTTGCATGGCGAGCAGGTGCTGCGCTACAGCCAGAGCCGTGACATACGCCGCGAGTTTCCGGGCGCGCGTGGCTTCGGCTTCATCCGCCGCGTCGCGCAGGCCGACCAGGAGCGCTTCGTCGCCACCGAGCGGGCACTGGGTCGTGCGGACTTCCGCATCCGGCAATTGACGCCGCACAGCGGAGATCGCTTCGTCATCCAGTACATCGAGCCGGTGAGCGATAACGCCGCCGCGCTGGGTCTGGATATCGCCTCGGAGCCTTCGCGGCGCCGCGCGGCCTTGGCGGCGGCGCTGAGCGGAGAATCGCGCTTGACCGGGCCGATCACGCTGGTGCAGGCCGGCGCGCAGCGGGCGCAGGCGTTCCTGTTGCTGCTGCCGGTGTATCGCAGCGCCGCGACGCCGTCGACCGCGGCACAGCGTCAGCGCGAACTGGTCGGCTGGACCTATGTGCCGCTGTTGATGTCGCAGGTGATGCACGCGCTGAATCTGGATTCTGAGCGGGTCGAACTGACCCTGAGCGATGAGGGAGGCGACGTCGAGGCGACTGCGTTCTATCGCAATGTCGTTCAGCCCACTTCGGCGCAGGCGCCGCAGGTCGTGCTGCGGCGCGAGGTGATGGGGCGGCACTGGCAGATGCGCGTGGTTGCCGGGCCCGCGTTCGTGGCCGCCAGCGCGCCGTGGTCGGTGCGCGCCGTCCTACTCGGCGGTGCGCTGCTCAGCGTGCTGGCGGCGGCGCTGGCGTTCGCGCTGTGCAGCAACCATTTGCGGCGCCGGCAGATCGCCCGCGACCAGGCGAACCTGGTCGCCGTTGTGCAAAGCTCTGCCGACGGCATCATCGGCAAGACGCTCGAGGGCGTGGTCACCAGTTGGAATCGGGCCGCCGAACAGCTGTTCGGCTTCAGCGAGGCCGAGGCGATAGGGCGGCGGCTGGGCGAGTTGATCGTGCCGTCGGACCTGATGCACGAGGAAGAATCGGTGCTGCGGCGGATCGGACGCGGCGAGGAGGTGCCGTACTTCGAAACCGTGCGCCGGCATGCCGACGGACGCCTGCTGGACGTGCTGGTCAGCGTATCGCCGATCTACAACGCCGAAGGCCGGCCGATCGGCGCGTCCAAGACGGTGCGCGACATCTCCGAGCAAAAGGCCGCGCGGGCGCAGATCCTGGCCTTGAACGCGACCCTGGAAAGCCAGGTGGCGGCGCGGACCGCCGAGTTGAGCCGCAGCACCGCGATGCTCGAAGGCGTGCTGAGCGCCGCCTCGGAAGTGTCGATCATCGCCACCGACCGCGACGGTACCATCACCCTGTTCAACACCGGCGCCGAGCGCCTGCTCGGTTACCGCCGCGAGGACGTGGTCGGCACGCTGACGCCCGGCACGTTCCACCTGGCCGAGGAGGTGGCCGCCCGCGGCGCGATGCTGGCCGCCGAGCTGGGGCATCCGGTGGAAGGTTTCCGTGTGTTCGTGGAGAAGGCCGAGCGCGATGGTGCCGAAATCCGCGAGTGGACGTATGTGCGCCGCGACGGCACGACCCGCCAGGTGAGCCTGGTGGTCACGGCGATCCGCACCGGACAGGGCGAACTCTCCGGCTACCTGGGCATCGCCCTGGACATCAGCGAACGGCAGGCGGCCGAGCGCTCGCTGGCGCGCAGCATGGCCCTGACCCAGGCGATCCTGGACACCGCGGTCAACCCCATCATCACCTTCGACGCGCGCGGCAAGGTGCGCTCGGTCAACCGCGCCGGCGAACGCGTGTTCGGCTATGGCGCCGACGAACTGGTCGGCGAGGACGTCAGCCGGCTGATGCCCGAGGTGGCGCCCAGCCTGCACGCGGCGATGGCGGCCGACGTGCCGCCGGCAGGCGCGTGGCCGGAGCGCGTCGACAGCGCCCGCGAACTGCAGGCGCTGCGCAAGAACGGCGACGCGTTCGCGATCGAGATCAGCCTCGGTACGATGTGGATCGACGGCGAATGCCTGCTGGTCGGCGTCATCGCCGACATCACCGAGCGCAATCGCCAGCGGCAGGCGCTGACCCGCGCGCACGACCAGCTGGCGATGGCCGCCGATGCCGCCGAACTCGGCATCTGGACCTGGACCCCGGGCGACGACGCGCTGGAATGCAACGAGCGCATGTACGACCTGTACGAGTGGCCCGCGGCCTTGCGCGAACGCGGCTTGCGTTATTCCGATTGGCGGGTGAAGGTGCACCCGGACGATATCGCCATATCCGAGGCCAGCCTGCAGGCTGCGATGGAGCGGGGGACGGTCTACGACCCGGTGTTCCGGGTGCAGCGCAGCGACGGCGGCCTGCGGCATATCCAGGCCGGCGCGCACACCGAACGCGACGCGCAGGGGCGGGTCACCCGGGTCATCGGCATCAACCGCGACATCAGCGCGCAACTGCAGGCCGAGCAGGACCTGCGCCAGGCCAAGGCGCGCGCCGACGAGGCCAGCCAGGCCAAATCCTCGTTCCTGGCCAACATGAGCCACGAGATCCGCACGCCGATGAACGCGGTGCTGGGCATGCTGCAACTGCTGCAGCGCACCGCGCTGGATGCGCGCCAGGACGATTACGTGGGCAAGGCGCAGAAGGCCGGCAAGTCGCTGCTGAGCCTGCTCAACGACATCCTCGACTACTCCAAGATTGAGGCCGGCAAGCTGCAGCTGGACCTGCATCCGTTCCGCATCGAGGAGTTGCTGCGCGACCTGGCGGTGGTGCTGGCCGGCAATCACCAGCGGCCGGAAGTGGAGATCGTGTACCAGCTCGACCGCGGTATCCCTGATCGCGTGATCGGCGATGCGCTGCGCCTGCAGCAGGTGCTGATCAACCTGGCCGGCAACGCGCTCAAGTTCACCGAGCACGGGCATGTGCGCTTGCGCGTTGAACTGCTGCAGCGGCAGGCGCAGGCGGTGACCCTGCGGATGATCGTGGAGGACACCGGCATCGGCATCAGTGCCGAGCAGCAACAGCGCATCTTCCACAGCTTCACCCAGGCCGAGGCCTCGATCAGCCGCCGCTTCGGCGGCAGTGGCCTGGGCCTGGTGATCAGCCGGCGCCTGATCGGCATGATGGGCGGCGAGCTGCAGGTGCACAGCGTGCTCGGCGAGGGCAGCCGGTTCTGGTTCGATCTGCCGCTGATGCTGGATGCCAACGGCGAGGCGGCGGCTGGATGCGGCTGCGCGCGCCCGCGGCATGTGCTGGTGGTCGACGACAGTGCGCTGGTGCGCGAAGTGCTGACCGACGCGCTGGGCGCCTGCGGCTGGCAGGTGGAGGGCGTCGCCAGCGGCGAGGACGCGGTGGCGCGCGCGATCGCGGCCGAGCGCGAGGGCGCACGCTTCGACGCCGCGTTGATGGATTGGCGCCTGCCCGGCATCGACGGCGTCACCGCGGCGGCGCAACTGCGCGCGATGTGCGCCGCGCCGCCGTTGGTGCTGATGCTGACCGCCTACCAGAGCGAACTGCTGGGCCAGACGCAGCGCCACGTGTCGCCGCCGTTCGCCGATCACCTGGTCAAGCCGGTGACGCCGTGCCAGGTGATCGAAGCCCTGGAGCGGGCCTGGAGCGGGGGTGCCAGGATCGCTGCGCCAGTGCCGGTGTCGCAGCGCGTGGCGCGTCTGCCCGGGCTGCGCGTGCTGGTGGTCGAGGACAATGCGCTGAACCGGCAGGTGGCCGAGGAATTGCTGTGCGCCGAGGGCGCGCAGGTGGCGCTGGCCGAGGACGGCCTGTCGGGCGTGCAGTGCGTGCGCGACAGCGGCCAGGTCTTCGACGTGGTGGTGATGGACATGCAGATGCCGCGCGTGGATGGCCTGGAGGCGACCCGGCGCATCCGTGCCGACGCGCGTTTCGCGCGATTGCCGATCCTGGCGATGACCGCCAATGCGGCGCAGGACGACGTCGACGCCTGCCTGGCGGCGGGCATGGATGCGCATATCGGCAAGCCGATCGATCTGGAACAGATGGTGGAGGCGCTGCTGCGCCTGAGTGGCCGCACCGCCGCGCCGGCATCGGTGGCCCCGCAGCCGGCGCCGCCCGAGCCGGCGGCGCCGGCTGCGCTCGATGCGATCCTGGCGCGGTTCGGCAACAACGCCGGCCTGTTCGTGCGCATGCTGGACGCCTTCGCCGAGGAGCACCGCACGCTGCTGCAGCGGGTCGAGACGGCCTTGCGGCATGGCGATGCCGGTGCCAGTGCCGATGCCGCACACGCTTTGAAAGGCAGCGCCGCGACGCTGGGCGCCGCCACCCTGGCGCAGGCCGCTGCCGTGGTGGAGCAGGACGCCCGCGGCGGACGCCTGCCCGACGTCGCGGCGACGCTGGCGGCGCTGCGCGCGGCGGCCGCGCAGGATCTGGAGGCGCTGCGCACCGCGGCCGCGCCGCTGCGCGCACCCGCGCCACCTGCCGGTATGGACGCCATGCCCGAAGACGCCATGCTGCCGTGGTTGCGCGCGCTGGAGCCGCTGCTGCGCCAGTCCGACCTGGCCGC encodes the following:
- a CDS encoding FdhF/YdeP family oxidoreductase is translated as MSKKTIQPYTQPAGGWGALRAVAKHLMEQDVAVQGAKTLLHVNQPDGFDCPGCAWPDRDHTSTFEFCENGAKAVAAESTARRATPELFAQHSVAQLARYSDYWLEGQGRLTQPLRYDADTDHYVPIDWDDAFALIARHLNGLASPNEAIFYTSGRTSNEAAFLYQLFVREFGTNNFPDCSNMCHEPSGTALKAQIGVGKGTVSLQDFELADAIFIFGQNPGTNHPRMLGELRQAARRGAAIVSFNPLRERGLEKFADPQDKLQMLHNGSTRISSDYFQLKIGGDLAAVKGIIKHVLERDAEAASSGQPRLLDLEFIAGHTVGFEAFAAEVAAEPWDTIVEESGLSEAELRKAGEIYLKAERLIACWGMGITQHKHSVATIQMIANLLLLRGHLGRPGAGACPVRGHSNVQGDRTMMIYEKPPEAFLDRLQAVFGFAPPRAPGYDTVGAIEAMADGRAKVFFAMGGNFATATPDTDATHRALRRCDLTVHVTTKLNRSHLVHGRDALILPCLGRTEIDIQEGGPQHVSVEDSMSMVHLSGGINPPASPQLLSEPAIVARLAEATLGARSAIRWRWLVADYDRIRDLIGQMFDDFADFNARVRVPGGFRLSNGARDREWDTPEGRAVFKVHAVPTDNPIHRARRQHPGQLVFTLATTRSHDQYNTTIYGLDDRYRGVFGERRVLFINAADIADLGMRAGDWVDLHSLCEDGVPRQAKRFLLVEYNIPRGCLAAYYPETNALVPLSSFADEARTPTSKSIPVVVTAHLADAAAAAPRDIGVALVR
- the fdhD gene encoding formate dehydrogenase accessory sulfurtransferase FdhD, which encodes MYSGASSRPGAVARGVRRHRDGRTAVAQDLVAAEVPVAFAYNDTPFVVMMATPEDLEDFALGFSLSEGIVAAPAQLRVEAVETYLEGVSLRLQIPPTQAAALQARRRNLDGRSGCGVCGSESLESVLRAPRPVPAGIPIAPAALAQALRALRAQQTLNALTGATHAAAWADARGELQLIREDVGRHNALDKLIGALAGAGLDPGTGFAVVTSRASYEMAMKATQAGIPLLAAISAPTALAIALADSAGLTLIGFARDHDYVVYSHPQRLAHTEPAGEPA
- a CDS encoding PAS domain S-box protein produces the protein MSPLPFKRSPFYWSLATLLIGMAITAVVALQLQRANARHVQAQLDGKARAVFARIEEGLANYDHGLRGMRGMVITAGDALHGEQVLRYSQSRDIRREFPGARGFGFIRRVAQADQERFVATERALGRADFRIRQLTPHSGDRFVIQYIEPVSDNAAALGLDIASEPSRRRAALAAALSGESRLTGPITLVQAGAQRAQAFLLLLPVYRSAATPSTAAQRQRELVGWTYVPLLMSQVMHALNLDSERVELTLSDEGGDVEATAFYRNVVQPTSAQAPQVVLRREVMGRHWQMRVVAGPAFVAASAPWSVRAVLLGGALLSVLAAALAFALCSNHLRRRQIARDQANLVAVVQSSADGIIGKTLEGVVTSWNRAAEQLFGFSEAEAIGRRLGELIVPSDLMHEEESVLRRIGRGEEVPYFETVRRHADGRLLDVLVSVSPIYNAEGRPIGASKTVRDISEQKAARAQILALNATLESQVAARTAELSRSTAMLEGVLSAASEVSIIATDRDGTITLFNTGAERLLGYRREDVVGTLTPGTFHLAEEVAARGAMLAAELGHPVEGFRVFVEKAERDGAEIREWTYVRRDGTTRQVSLVVTAIRTGQGELSGYLGIALDISERQAAERSLARSMALTQAILDTAVNPIITFDARGKVRSVNRAGERVFGYGADELVGEDVSRLMPEVAPSLHAAMAADVPPAGAWPERVDSARELQALRKNGDAFAIEISLGTMWIDGECLLVGVIADITERNRQRQALTRAHDQLAMAADAAELGIWTWTPGDDALECNERMYDLYEWPAALRERGLRYSDWRVKVHPDDIAISEASLQAAMERGTVYDPVFRVQRSDGGLRHIQAGAHTERDAQGRVTRVIGINRDISAQLQAEQDLRQAKARADEASQAKSSFLANMSHEIRTPMNAVLGMLQLLQRTALDARQDDYVGKAQKAGKSLLSLLNDILDYSKIEAGKLQLDLHPFRIEELLRDLAVVLAGNHQRPEVEIVYQLDRGIPDRVIGDALRLQQVLINLAGNALKFTEHGHVRLRVELLQRQAQAVTLRMIVEDTGIGISAEQQQRIFHSFTQAEASISRRFGGSGLGLVISRRLIGMMGGELQVHSVLGEGSRFWFDLPLMLDANGEAAAGCGCARPRHVLVVDDSALVREVLTDALGACGWQVEGVASGEDAVARAIAAEREGARFDAALMDWRLPGIDGVTAAAQLRAMCAAPPLVLMLTAYQSELLGQTQRHVSPPFADHLVKPVTPCQVIEALERAWSGGARIAAPVPVSQRVARLPGLRVLVVEDNALNRQVAEELLCAEGAQVALAEDGLSGVQCVRDSGQVFDVVVMDMQMPRVDGLEATRRIRADARFARLPILAMTANAAQDDVDACLAAGMDAHIGKPIDLEQMVEALLRLSGRTAAPASVAPQPAPPEPAAPAALDAILARFGNNAGLFVRMLDAFAEEHRTLLQRVETALRHGDAGASADAAHALKGSAATLGAATLAQAAAVVEQDARGGRLPDVAATLAALRAAAAQDLEALRTAAAPLRAPAPPAGMDAMPEDAMLPWLRALEPLLRQSDLAALTLLEQAPPAIAGAQAGDALRLREQVQTLRFDDALVTLNNLLETASR